One genomic segment of Helianthus annuus cultivar XRQ/B chromosome 14, HanXRQr2.0-SUNRISE, whole genome shotgun sequence includes these proteins:
- the LOC110908246 gene encoding uncharacterized protein LOC110908246, with protein sequence MTLEDFFTSVELKHGLTTPTRVHELLTVMQNEKENIGKNVSDGSHGTRQWSAIATAIAATENKECLDLFVQLDGLSFIAKWLKDAQNVVDDSGNGGFDELIVALLRGLERLQVDHDLSVGSGIGLTVQGLVGHSSLVVREKAKELCERWAPVQDVDGAPADVISASISPGGNNNNNNVENVEQSVCSDTVQQETDKDEMPTQEIIMVENDKSKSESESTLLTGISSTLEDVKEKPENNCTSSSPAEHKTLTSDIDVDHGLESATKTETMEDVIDKDEEMVDLDHGDTVTELETTSRIGDSAGGGGLQDSPDADNHPKMTSDTESDEADEDDKKDVGTESGDDSASHSRLKKRGDDFINKRPSDMELDYGMVDPLELARQVANEVELEVDSPEQSCSSTTSEPEPGPSSKGSPSPAEPEHPATQINETGQESGLNPEKGFSGFDLNQEVSSHEIETENERLVDQIVTPVSVVSASRAAAADGLPVAPLQFEGTLGWKGSAATSAFRRIPESEKTYSSSSSHNNSNQRLNHLDFDLNVAEDSDDKIDKTQDFLSRDKVEESSKLQLDLNSFGDGDAGVISLDWKHDGRVRQNGAHKMDLNLNDHLTIQNNASFNNTLFGKPFNNKRDESVFSIFGTQVEVNHNEYIPHPTFPPSNGRIPEPSVDFSLGRPGSGSGFGVGSSMPYANLPAYGYGHNGYTMGPMYAPPGGPIPYMVQPTFPQPTQPFFFNMAATGAPSGSNGAGPSRNSLDLNPGFITEMGNREMNNNNMGLRQFFNHNQASSSSVTGGKREEPDSGWELFPMNYKHQQPPWQ encoded by the coding sequence ATGACACTCGAGGATTTCTTTACATCAGTCGAGTTAAAACATGGGCTCACAACTCCAACACGAGTTCACGAACTCCTAACCGTTATGCAAAATGAGAAAGAAAACATTGGAAAAAATGTTAGTGACGGAAGTCATGGAACGCGCCAGTGGTCTGCTATTGCAACCGCTATTGCAGCCACTGAAAATAAAGAGTGTCTTGATCTATTTGTCCAGTTAGATGGACTCTCGTTCATTGCTAAATGGCTCAAAGATGCTCAAAATGTTGTGGATGATAGTGGAAATGGTGGTTTTGATGAGTTAATCGTTGCGTTGTTACGGGGGCTAGAGAGGCTGCAGGTGGACCATGATCTGTCTGTTGGTTCGGGAATTGGGCTAACCGTGCAGGGTCTTGTTGGTCATAGTAGTTTAGTGGTTCGGGAGAAAGCTAAAGAACTTTGTGAGAGGTGGGCTCCAGTTCAGGACGTTGATGGAGCTCCGGCAGATGTCATTTCGGCTTCTATTTCTCCAGGtgggaataataataataataacgtaGAAAATGTGGAACAGTCGGTGTGTTCTGATACTGTTCAACAAGAAACTGATAAAGACGAGATGCCAACACAGGAAATAATTATGGTTGAAAACGATAAATCTAAATCGGAATCGGAAAGTACGCTTTTAACGGGAATTTCTAGTACTTTGGAAGATGTGAAAGAGAAACCGGAGAATAACTGTACTTCATCCAGTCCTGCGGAACACAAAACGTTGACTTCAGATATTGACGTTGACCACGGTTTGGAGTCCGCTACTAAGACCGAAACAATGGAAGACGTTATTGACAAAGATGAAGAGATGGTGGATCTAGACCATGGGGACACCGTAACGGAACTCGAAACCACTAGTAGAATTGGTGATTCCGCTGGTGGTGGCGGTTTGCAGGATTCACCTGATGCCGATAATCATCCTAAAATGACATCGGATACAGAGAGTGATGAGGCGGATGAAGATGATAAAAAAGATGTTGGAACCGAAAGTGGGGATGATTCGGCAAGCCATTCACGATTAAAAAAACGCGGTGATGATTTCATTAACAAAAGACCGTCTGATATGGAACTCGACTATGGAATGGTGGACCCGTTAGAGCTTGCTCGACAAGTCGCTAATGAAGTGGAATTAGAAGTTGATTCACCAGAACAAAGTTGCAGTAGTACTACAAGTGAACCTGAACCCGGGCCATCTTCAAAGGGTTCACCTAGCCCAGCCGAACCTGAACACCCAGCTACTCAAATTAACGAGACGGGTCAAGAATCAGGACTTAATCCCGAAAAGGGTTTTTCTGGGTTTGATCTTAATCAAGAAGTTTCTTCTCATGAAATCGAAACCGAAAACGAACGTCTGGTTGACCAGATTGTGACGCCGGTCTCGGTTGTTTCAGCTTCAAGGGCGGCAGCAGCGGATGGGCTACCGGTTGCCCCTTTGCAATTCGAGGGTACTCTCGGTTGGAAAGGGTCAGCTGCCACGAGTGCGTTTAGACGGATCCCTGAAAGTGAAAAGACGTATTCGTCCTCCTCAAGCCACAACAACTCGAACCAACGTTTGAACCACCTTGACTTTGATCTGAACGTGGCGGAAGACAGTGACGATAAAATTGATAAAACTCAAGACTTCTTATCTCGAGACAAAGTCGAAGAGTCTTCGAAACTCCAGTTAGATCTTAATAGTTTCGGTGACGGTGACGCTGGAGTTATTTCTTTAGATTGGAAACATGACGGTCGGGTGAGACAAAATGGGGCCCACAAAATGGATTTGAATTTAAATGATCACTTGACTATTCAAAATAATGCGTCGTTTAACAATACGCTTTTTGGCAAGCCGTTTAACAACAAACGAGACGAATCggttttttccatttttggtaCCCAAGTTGAAGTAAACCACAACGAATATATTCCGCATCCTACTTTCCCGCCTAGTAATGGAAGGATTCCGGAACCTTCAGTGGATTTCAGTTTGGGTCGGCCCGGGTCCGGGTCGGGTTTTGGGGTTGGATCTTCTATGCCTTACGCTAATCTACCTGCTTACGGTTATGGCCATAATGGTTATACGATGGGACCCATGTATGCACCGCCCGGTGGACCAATCCCATACATGGTCCAACCCACTTTTCCTCAACCGACACAACCGTTCTTCTTCAACATGGCTGCAACCGGTGCACCATCTGGTTCAAACGGTGCTGGCCCGTCACGTAACAGCCTTGATTTGAACCCCGGCTTCATAACCGAAATGGGAAATCGGGAGATGAACAACAACAACATGGGGTTGAGACAGTTTTTCAATCACAATCAAGCTTCTTCGAGTTCGGTTACTGGAGGGAAACGTGAAGAACCCGACAGCGGTTGGGAATTATTCCCGATGAATTACAAGCATCAACAACCACCATGGCAATAG